In Desulfomonile tiedjei DSM 6799, a genomic segment contains:
- a CDS encoding NAD-dependent epimerase/dehydratase family protein translates to MGTVLITGSAGFIGFFVASSLLESGETVIGIDNFNSYYTPELKRARTDILRNYTNFVPLEMDLVERDAVKSCFAKYSPEIVFHSAAQAGVRHSLKNPHAYQQSNLEGFINLIEEAKQTGIKRFVYASSSSVYGGNTKMPYAEDDPVNTPVSLYAATKRANELIAYTYTHLWNLQTIGLRFFTVYGPWGRPDMAYWSFLEAILHDEPIKVFNFGKNRRDFTYIDEIVSGVIAALRSDRLEPYEIINLGNNTPVELMEFIELLESFAGKKAIKEMVPPQPGDVVATYADITRAQSKLDFQPRTALKEGLERFVSWYLENRDLVRKVREFRRQNK, encoded by the coding sequence ATGGGTACTGTGTTAATAACCGGAAGTGCAGGATTCATCGGCTTTTTTGTGGCTTCGTCGCTGTTGGAATCCGGAGAGACCGTCATAGGAATCGACAATTTCAACTCCTATTATACCCCGGAACTGAAGCGGGCACGGACAGACATTCTCAGAAATTACACGAATTTTGTTCCTCTCGAGATGGATCTCGTGGAACGGGACGCCGTTAAAAGCTGTTTTGCAAAATATTCACCTGAAATAGTATTTCACTCTGCGGCTCAGGCGGGGGTGCGTCATTCTTTGAAAAATCCCCACGCGTATCAGCAATCGAACCTCGAGGGTTTCATTAACCTGATCGAAGAGGCGAAACAGACTGGCATCAAACGCTTCGTGTACGCATCCAGTTCCAGCGTATACGGCGGTAACACCAAGATGCCATACGCGGAAGACGATCCGGTAAATACTCCAGTGAGCTTATACGCGGCAACGAAGCGCGCCAACGAACTGATAGCTTACACGTACACCCATTTGTGGAACCTGCAGACCATCGGGTTGCGATTCTTCACGGTGTACGGCCCGTGGGGCAGACCGGACATGGCGTATTGGTCTTTCCTGGAAGCAATTCTTCACGATGAACCTATCAAAGTGTTCAATTTCGGGAAGAATAGACGTGATTTCACGTATATTGACGAGATCGTATCCGGAGTCATCGCAGCGTTAAGATCCGACCGTCTGGAACCGTACGAAATCATCAATCTCGGGAACAATACACCTGTGGAATTAATGGAGTTTATCGAACTCCTGGAATCGTTCGCAGGCAAGAAAGCTATCAAGGAGATGGTTCCGCCCCAACCCGGCGACGTTGTGGCTACGTATGCGGATATAACCCGCGCTCAATCCAAGCTCGATTTTCAGCCTCGGACTGCTCTCAAAGAGGGGCTGGAACGTTTTGTTTCGTGGTACCTCGAGAACAGGGATCTTGTTCGGAAGGTTCGAGAATTTCGCAGACAGAACAAATAA
- the galE gene encoding UDP-glucose 4-epimerase GalE, whose translation MGSKRILVIGGAGYIGSHFAHYARKAGFDITVMDNLSKGHRSAIRGADFFNADLNDFSALADHFSDNHYEAIFHFAASCLVGESMADPAQYYRNNIVAAYNMLEAMRASHHDRIVFSSTCAVYGMPRTLPLREDHLKDPISPYGKTKLAIEWMLEDYSRAYGIRSACLRYFNAAGCEPSAGLGEDHRPESHLIPNVVRFALGLDDKLVIFGNDYPTFDGSCIRDYIHVTDLANAHLRALDALEDQALIRLNLGTGSGFSNFQIVDAVSRISGTDLNPEIGPRRPGDPAELVADPSEAWRILEWRPVRSDLDAIISEVWTWFSEQPNGYPD comes from the coding sequence GTGGGATCGAAACGAATACTGGTCATCGGTGGCGCAGGATACATTGGGTCGCATTTCGCACATTATGCACGGAAGGCCGGTTTTGACATCACGGTCATGGACAATCTTTCCAAAGGCCACCGCTCGGCGATTCGTGGAGCCGACTTCTTCAACGCGGATCTGAATGATTTTTCGGCTCTGGCGGATCACTTCTCAGATAATCATTATGAAGCGATTTTCCATTTCGCGGCAAGCTGCCTTGTGGGCGAATCCATGGCGGATCCTGCCCAGTACTATCGAAACAATATCGTGGCTGCATACAACATGCTCGAAGCCATGCGAGCTAGCCACCACGATAGAATAGTATTCTCTTCAACCTGTGCGGTTTATGGAATGCCGCGCACGTTGCCGCTTCGCGAGGATCATCTCAAAGATCCCATATCGCCCTACGGCAAAACAAAACTTGCTATAGAATGGATGCTCGAGGATTATTCTCGAGCGTACGGCATCCGGTCCGCATGCTTGCGATACTTCAATGCCGCCGGATGCGAACCTTCAGCCGGACTTGGGGAAGACCATCGTCCGGAATCTCATTTGATCCCAAATGTCGTGCGGTTTGCACTGGGCCTGGACGACAAACTGGTGATCTTCGGAAACGACTATCCCACATTCGACGGAAGTTGCATCAGAGATTACATTCATGTCACGGATCTGGCCAATGCGCATCTTCGGGCTCTCGACGCATTGGAAGACCAGGCGTTGATCAGATTGAATCTGGGAACGGGGTCGGGTTTCTCCAATTTTCAGATAGTGGACGCGGTAAGCCGCATATCAGGAACCGACCTGAATCCGGAAATCGGTCCGAGACGTCCGGGCGATCCGGCAGAGTTGGTCGCGGATCCTTCTGAAGCGTGGCGAATTCTCGAATGGCGGCCGGTACGGTCCGATCTCGATGCAATCATCTCGGAAGTGTGGACGTGGTTTTCCGAGCAGCCGAACGGCTATCCCGACTAA
- the eno gene encoding phosphopyruvate hydratase produces MRFDIVDVAAREILDSRGNPTIEVDVVLEGFGMGRAAVPSGASTGENEAVELRDGDSSRYLGKGVLKAVDNVMHEIRPAVLGMDAFDQQSLDRRLIDLDGTPNKGNLGANAILGVSLAAAKACANELEIPLYRYIGGVGARRLPVPMMNILNGGAHADNNVDIQEFMVMPIGAPNFREALRMGAEIFHTLKKVLKSKGLNTAVGDEGGFAPNLQSNEEALQVIMQAIDQAGYAAGEDVAIALDAAASSFYKNGLYRLGADQSEKTAAQMVDFYRDLVDRYPIISLEDGLDENDWDGWRLLTEALSDRIQIVGDDIFVTNIQLLQKGIELAVANSILIKLNQIGTLTETMEAVTLAKTACYTSVVSHRSGETEDTTISDLVVGLGTGQIKTGSASRTDRIAKYNQLLRIEMELGDSAWYGAPEL; encoded by the coding sequence ATGAGATTTGACATTGTGGACGTAGCGGCCCGAGAAATCCTGGACTCCAGGGGAAACCCCACCATCGAAGTCGATGTTGTCCTGGAAGGTTTTGGCATGGGTCGCGCGGCCGTGCCCTCGGGTGCATCGACCGGCGAGAACGAGGCTGTTGAACTGCGGGACGGCGATTCGAGCCGTTATTTGGGCAAAGGAGTCCTGAAGGCGGTTGATAATGTTATGCATGAGATACGTCCGGCGGTACTCGGCATGGATGCATTTGACCAACAATCCTTGGATCGAAGGCTGATCGACCTTGATGGAACTCCCAATAAGGGCAATCTCGGAGCCAACGCTATACTCGGTGTCAGCCTGGCTGCCGCAAAGGCCTGCGCAAACGAATTGGAAATTCCCCTGTATCGCTATATCGGCGGTGTAGGAGCGCGGCGTTTACCCGTTCCCATGATGAATATTCTCAATGGCGGGGCCCATGCAGATAACAATGTAGACATTCAGGAATTTATGGTTATGCCCATCGGCGCCCCCAATTTTAGAGAAGCGCTGAGGATGGGTGCCGAAATCTTCCACACCCTGAAAAAGGTGCTTAAGTCCAAAGGGCTCAATACTGCAGTGGGCGATGAAGGTGGCTTCGCTCCGAACCTTCAGTCAAATGAAGAGGCGTTGCAGGTTATCATGCAAGCCATAGATCAGGCCGGATATGCTGCCGGCGAGGATGTTGCCATAGCACTGGATGCTGCGGCCAGCTCTTTCTACAAGAATGGCTTGTATCGACTCGGAGCCGACCAATCTGAAAAGACCGCAGCCCAGATGGTGGACTTCTACAGGGATCTGGTGGATCGCTATCCGATAATATCTCTGGAAGACGGCCTGGACGAAAACGATTGGGACGGCTGGCGGCTGCTTACCGAAGCTCTCTCGGACCGGATTCAGATTGTCGGAGACGACATTTTCGTCACCAATATACAGCTCCTCCAAAAGGGAATCGAGCTTGCCGTAGCCAATTCTATACTCATCAAACTCAACCAAATCGGCACATTGACTGAGACCATGGAAGCTGTCACCTTGGCGAAGACTGCCTGCTATACTTCGGTGGTTTCCCATAGAAGCGGAGAGACGGAAGACACGACCATATCCGACCTCGTTGTCGGATTGGGAACCGGTCAGATCAAGACGGGTTCTGCATCGAGAACGGATCGCATAGCCAAATACAATCAACTCCTTCGTATTGAAATGGAATTGGGAGATTCCGCCTGGTACGGCGCCCCGGAACTGTAA